A region from the Corylus avellana chromosome ca7, CavTom2PMs-1.0 genome encodes:
- the LOC132188120 gene encoding vegetative cell wall protein gp1-like, which yields MFLGVAGTSPSANPGPPQHLVHHSHPPPKLLSPSVQACCRLPGSFPTSKPPSSEPSPPYPPSPDPLQSPQAVLGDYFLQSEAPFLSPAMFGLSPTAAELTSTRTGSSPTTHLSSNKRDVSRLSGSPPSPASTPSPASLPPTHDLARKIDSPSTQTSTPQAISATPCTWGR from the coding sequence ATGTTTCTGGGGGTGGCTGGGACATCACCGTCGGCGAACCCAGGCCCTCCTCAGCACTTGGTCCACCATTCCCATCCACCCCCAAAACTCTTGTCACCTTCAGTGCAGGCGTGTTGCCGGCTCCCTGGGAGCTTTCCAACGTCAAAACCCCCTTCTTCGGAACCTTCCCCGCCATACCCACCATCTCCGGACCCGCTCCAATCACCCCAGGCTGTGCTCGGAGACTACTTTCTACAATCGGAGGCGCCTTTTCTATCGCCGGCGATGTTTGGGCTATCTCCGACGGCGGCTGAGCTAACGTCGACGAGAACTGGGTCGTCGCCGACGACCCACTTGAGCTCTAACAAGCGAGATGTCTCTCGACTCTCGGGATCCCCGCCAAGCCCAGCTTCAACCCCTTCGCCGGCGAGCTTGCCGCCGACACATGATCTTGCGCGAAAGATTGATTCGCCTTCGACCCAGACTTCGACCCCTCAAGCGATCTCGGCCACCCCATGCACCTGGGGGCGTTAg
- the LOC132186155 gene encoding sedoheptulose-1,7-bisphosphatase, chloroplastic, giving the protein METGIACYTRGAFLPSVPSKHSTGIVSPPSLSPSFSSRSLKSSSLFGESLRVVPKSSLKVSKAKNSSLVTRCEIGDSLEEFLTKATPDKGLIRLMVCMGEALRTISFKVRTASCGGTACVNSFGDEQLAVDMLADKLLFEALTYSHFCKYACSEEVPELQDMGGPVEGGFSVAFDPLDGSSIVDTNFTVGTIFGVWPGDKLTGVTGRDQVASAMGIYGPRTTYVLALKDVPGTHEFILLDEGKWQHVKDTTEIGEGKLFSPGNLRATFDNPEYNKLINYYVREKYTLRYTGGMVPDVNQIIVKEKGIFTNVISPTSKAKLRLLFEVAPLGLLVEQAGGYSSDGHQSVLDKVINNLDDRTQVAYGSKNEIIRFEKTLYGSSRLEAGVPVGAAA; this is encoded by the exons ATGGAGACCGGCATAGCTTGTTACACGCGTGGGGCATTCTTGCCTAGTGTTCCTTCCAAGCATTCAACTGGGATAGTCTCTCCACCATCACTTTCTCCATCTTTCAGTTCCAGG AGTTTGAAATCAAGCTCACTTTTTGGGGAGTCATTAAGAGTGGTGCCAAAATCATCACTGAAAGTTTCGAAGGCAAAGAACTCTTCCCTTGTAACAAGATGTGAGATTGGGGATAGCTTG GAAGAGTTCCTTACAAAGGCCACCCCAGATAAGGGATTAATCAGATTGATGGTGTGCATGGGGGAAGCATTGAGGACCATATCCTTCAAAGTGAGGACAGCTTCTTGTGGAGGAACAGCATGTGTGAATTCTTTTGGAGACGAGCAGCTTGCTGTGGACATGCTAGCCGACAAGCTTCTTTTTGAG GCCTTAACTTACTCACACTTCTGCAAGTATGCTTGCTCTGAAGAAGTTCCTGAACTCCAAGACATGGGAGGCCCGGTTGAAG GTGGATTTAGTGTTGCTTTCGATCCACTTGATGGCTCCAGTATTGTCGACACAAATTTCACAGTAGGCACCATCTTTGGGGTGTGGCCTGGAGACAAGTTAACTGGGGTGACAGGAAGAGATCAAGTTGCTTCAGCCATGGGGATTTATGGCCCCCGAACTACTTATGTTCTTGCTCTTAAAGATGTCCCTGGCACTCATGAGTTCATTCTTCTTGATGAAG GAAAATGGCAACATGTCAAGGACACAACAGAAATTGGCGAAGGAAAACTCTTCTCCCCAGGAAATCTGAGAGCCACATTTGACAACCCTGAATACAACAAG CTGATCAACTATTATGTACGTGAGAAGTACACATTGAGATACACTGGAGGAATGGTGCCAGATGTTAACCAG AttattgtgaaagaaaaaggtATCTTCACTAATGTGATTTCCCCAACTTCCAAAGCCAAGCTGAGGTTGTTATTTGAGGTAGCTCCTTTGGGACTATTGGTTGAGCAAGCTGGAGGTTACAGCAGTGATGGCCATCAGTCTGTACTAGACAAGGTGATCAATAATCTTGATGACAGAACTCAAGTTGCTTATGGATCCAAGAACGAGATTATCCGATTCGAAAAAACTCTATATGGATCCTCCAGGCTCGAGGCTGGGGTGCCTGTTGGAGCTGCTGCTTAA
- the LOC132186158 gene encoding uncharacterized protein LOC132186158 — MGNGMDQLVASWVHPLIDKVWNMVAQSKKLPEWMPMVEKCTDLAGEEGNPGYVRLVSGFMFPQQDGERSWLKEKLVSMDSSSRSYVYGMEASNVGLDGSVNSLKLVDYGDNSTLVDWSFEISPLEGAREDSLIDYLGYLYKSCINRIEGAIEAASKKV; from the coding sequence ATGGGAAATGGCATGGATCAGTTGGTGGCATCGTGGGTGCACCCATTAATTGACAAAGTGTGGAACATGGTTGCTCAAAGTAAAAAGCTACCAGAATGGATGCCAATGGTTGAAAAATGCACCGACTTAGCCGGGGAAGAAGGCAATCCAGGCTATGTTCGGCTAGTCTCTGGTTTCATGTTCCCTCAGCAGGATGGAGAAAGGTCATGGCTCAAGGAGAAGCTGGTTTCCATGGACTCATCATCACGTAGCTATGTGTACGGAATGGAAGCAAGCAATGTGGGATTAGATGGGTCTGTAAACTCGTTAAAACTAGTAGATTATGGGGATAATTCGACACTAGTTGACTGGTCATTTGAGATTAGCCCTCTAGAAGGCGCACGTGAGGACAGCCTTATTGATTATCTGGGATATCTCTATAAATCTTGCATTAATAGAATTGAAGGTGCTATTGAAGCAGCATCAAAGAAAGTTTGA